One Triticum dicoccoides isolate Atlit2015 ecotype Zavitan chromosome 5B, WEW_v2.0, whole genome shotgun sequence genomic window carries:
- the LOC119306142 gene encoding 2-hydroxy-6-oxononadienedioate/2-hydroxy-6-oxononatrienedioate hydrolase-like has translation MVNWVQVVREHLVARLATNAGLRQHAVAVDDDAGTVLSFWLPQHKMARSGAAAADQRKKQTTSRHAVVLLHGFAGDGMMTWGFQVGALAGCGYDVYVPDLVHFGGSTSPSPDRSVAFQARCLAAALRKLDVGAGCTVVGFSYGGFVAFEMAAVHPGLVGSVVVSGADVAYTGAMNDAMLEKFGAGTLAELLLPDSVARLRSLFSDAIYKKLWFPDRLLSDFLKVMYANRQERKEMLEKLVMMDKQESAPVFQQNILMLWGEDDDFFPIENAKMLKEKLGEKAMLRSISKAGHLAQLERPCVYNHCLQEFLANVNAISPKT, from the exons ATGGTGAACTGGGTGCAGGTGGTGAGGGAGCACTTGGTGGCCCGGCTGGCCACCAACGCCGGCCTCCGGCAGCACGCCGTGGCCGTGGACGACGACGCCGGCACCGTCCTCAGCTTCTGGCTTCCCCAGCACAAGATGGCCAGATCAGGAGCCGCCGCCGCGGACCAGAGAAAGAAGCAGACCACCAGCAGGCACGCCGTGGTGCTCCTGCACGGCTTCGCCGGCGACGGCATGATGACGTGGGGGTTCCAGGTGGGCGCCCTCGCCGGGTGCGGCTACGACGTCTACGTCCCCGACCTGGTCCACTTCGGCGGCTCCACGTCGCCGTCCCCCGACCGCTCCGTGGCGTTCCAGGCGCGGTGCTTGGCCGCGGCGCTGCGGAAGCTCGACGTGGGGGCGGGGTGCACCGTCGTCGGGTTCAGCTACGGCGGGTTCGTGGCGTTCGAGATGGCCGCGGTGCACCCGGGCCTCGTCGGGTC cgtCGTCGTGTCTGGCGCCGACGTGGCCTACACGGGCGCCATGAACGACGCAATGCTAGAGAAGTTCGGCGCCGGGACGCTCGCGGAGCTGTTGCTGCCGGACTCGGTCGCGCGGCTGAGGTCGCTCTTCTCCGACGCCATCTACAAGAAGCTCTGGTTTCCCGACCGCCTTCTCAGCGATTTCCTCAAG GTGATGTATGCCAACCGACAGGAGAGGAAAGAGATGCTGGAAAAACTCGTGATGATGGACAAACAAGAATCGGCCCCTGTTTTTCAGCAG AACATACTTATGTTGTGGGGCGAGGATGACGACTTCTTTCCCATAGAGAATGCCAAGATGCTAAAAGA GAAGCTGGGGGAGAAGGCGATGCTGCGAAGCATAAGCAAGGCAGGGCATCTAGCACAGCTAGAGAGGCCTTGTGTCTATAACCACTGCCTTCAAGAATTCTTGGCTAATGTCAATGCCATCTCCCCTAAAACCTAA